From one Brachypodium distachyon strain Bd21 chromosome 4, Brachypodium_distachyon_v3.0, whole genome shotgun sequence genomic stretch:
- the LOC100833447 gene encoding formin-like protein 12 isoform X2: MALFRRLFYRKPPDRLLEIADRVYVFDCCFSTETMDQFKYKNYLDGIVLQLREQFADSPLMVLNFRDEGKSLVSGLFSLYRITVKDYPCQYLGCPLLPLDIIIHFLRLSERWLMLEGKQNILLMHCERGGWPVLAFMLAGLLLYRKQYNGEQRTLDMVYKQAPKELLQMLTTLNPQSSHIRYLQYICRMDYELGTQPIPFTMDCVILRGVPNFDGVGGCRPIVRVYGQDILTADKGRNVLATPFKAKKHVRRYRQADNIPVKLNVGSCVQGDVVLECLHVDDGLENERLMFRVMFNTFFIQSHILQLNFEDIDVSWDADHRFAKNFKAEVLFSEFDAESDVSTEIASDDDDDDCGDEIEVGSTDEFFEAEEIFSNPDSHDVHKDADTLSVASTDSTLSAEVRKVSPFSNLELMNDIDGSQESKTDDMSLSFEILNDEKACTSVDTNIMHEDITRVVNSSLETTTYGSRDSSNSSSATYRDKDDGCSVENSNSEKDSTVDPKQDLSHTDNVLVKEVIILETNSPKDIQMIKEVIISEVTTPKQLLEGDTMEIESGDAVHNSESIASAEVDNIEGLDIALKQGEGDSPGEGCVVYDNGTKQEDNSNTEQASISGTNVPVIEHTDENNRVDLPSLEKSHPQSTSATLVLSSSEQKIKQSDASNSNETREQTVGMEASISNSTGQPSNTSSTVNILPEGCSLAANGARTCAGTSIVTADSSRLVLKKKGFLPLSTYSIFAPLSPRRNPLRSASTDLSFLSPLQTESNQNSVPSTSTEHKWHPTPSSSTSLRSSKVPSLVNPPLRPIKTVSSLPSSSLETYLEMSTSYSPASHANHQQHINPHPPWIPPPRQLHPAKTQGKDLHPFGLSFPAFKRYGIPPPPPPPHTHSTQKNSSSLIADHEQRRVEGSCSSSPFIQTVLNLGFSSPILPSKSSIDMPEFLLGASSFLDAELTNRRNIPSGMDVPTTSEDPKYFFSVPHSLSPKISHHNTPQPPPLPPLLPPLPLPITCNETVPLVCSKSPSDPSYKEPPMPPERQPPSPPPPPGTNDPSISNFVNEQLDPMETCKEFLRSEMSTESSPSTVHRKEHGGIPTPPHPPICRWPRGVSSVQSLTPRPSTPPPPPPFPPHLSSLQSPQHLPSLSPSPSTRSLLVPSRTNVPSPHLPQPPPIHINQPPPPPPMLPHRPSLPRKHATPAPPPLPREHQVIFPLPPISPTRHVLPSPPPPPPFGRHQAPLPPALPSFVRHIAPPPLLYPHFSEDLSTPPLTTDARIPLPPPPPPKDTAGNFAPLPTEGSPRPALPECQVEAPIPLPPLEGLERIPPALSAEGDKTILLPSLVGGLEKTPLQDGFGGGAPPPPPPPPLGAYGGAPLPPPPPGGYVGAPTPPPPPLGVDGVPPPSVLIPGGYKRAPPPPLLPPPLPEGYEGAPPPPPLPPGAYGGAAVTRLPPPGGYGGGAPPPPPPPGEIGAPPPPPPPGGIGAPPPPPPPGGIGAPPPPPPIGGLGGTPSPPPPAGFRGGGPSPPPPGGYGGTPPPPPQRGHGGVGGPPPPPGAPAPPMPPGVPRVPPPPPGVPGGPPPPPGVPGGPPPPPGGRGGPPPPGGRGPGLARASTAVRRSSLKPLHWVKVTRAMQGSLWAELQKQADADSNSEFDVNELASLFTIAPKTKGGSKSEGAGKSLGSKTDKIHLIDIRRANNTEIMLTKIKMPLSEMMSAALALDDSVLDSDMVENLIKFCPTKEEMELLKNYTGDKEGLGKCEQFFLELMKVPRVESKFRIFSFKIQFQSQIRDVRKNLQTVASACEELRGSEKLKVIMKNILLIGNTLNEGTPRGQAVGFRLDSILKLVETRATSSRTTLMHFLCKSLAGKSPELLDFHEDLGSLEAASKLQLKALAEEQQAVVKGLEKVEQELTASESDGPVSEVFRKTLKEFLDASGADVRSLSALYVEVKCRCTFPIFWRRPCKISF, translated from the exons CTCCATTGATGGTATTAAACTTCAGGGATGAAGGAAAAAGTCTGGTTTCTGGCTTGTTCTCCCTGTACAGAATTACAGTCAAAGACTATCCCTGCCAGTACCTGGGATGCCCATTGCTTCCTTtggacatcatcatccacTTCCTGAGGCTGAGTGAGAGGTGGCTTATGCTTGAAGGGAAGCAAAACATTCTGCTGATGCACTGTGAGAGAGGTGGATGGCCAGTGTTGGCATTTATGCTTGCAGGTCTTCTTCTGTACCGGAAACAATATAATGGGGAGCAAAGAACTCTAGACATGGTGTACAAGCAAGCACCTAAGGAGCTGCTTCAGATGTTAACAACACTAAATCCGCAGTCTTCTCATATTCGATATCTACAGTACATATGCAGAATGGACTATGAGTTGGGTACACAACCTATTCCTTTCACCATGGATTGTGTAATTCTTAGAGGAGTACCAAATTTCGATGGAGTAGGTGGTTGTAGGCCAATAGTTCGAGTATATGGGCAGGATATTCTAACAGCTGATAAAGGTCGCAATGTTCTCGCGACACCATTCAAAGcaaagaaacatgttaggCGTTACAGACAG GCAGATAACATTCCGGTGAAGTTAAATGTGGGATCCTGCGTCCAAGGTGATGTGGTCCTTGAATGCTTGCATGTGGATGATGGCCTTGAAAATGAAAGGTTAATGTTTAGGGTAATGTTCAATACCTTTTTTATCCAGTCTCACATTTTACAGTTGAACTTTGAGGACATTGATGTCTCTTGGGATGCCGATCACCGGTTCGCAAAGAACTTCAAAGCAGAG GTACTCTTTTCAGAGTTTGATGCTGAATCCGATGTGTCCACCGAAATTGcctctgatgatgatgatgatgattgtGGTGATGAGATAGAAGTTGGCTCTACTGATGAGTTCTTTGAAGCAGAAGAAATCTTCAGTAATCCTGACTCGCATGATGTGCACAAGGATGCTGATACTCTTTCTGTAGCCTCTACAGATAGTACTTTAAGTGCCGAAGTCAGGAAAGTCTCACCATTTTCTAATCTTGAGCTGATGAATGATATTGATGGATCACAAGAAAGTAAAACTGATGACATGAGTTTGTCATTTGAAATACTAAATGATGAAAAGGCATGCACATCTGTTGACACCAATATTATGCATGAAGACATAACCAGAGTAGTGAACTCAAGTTTGGAAACTACAACGTATGGAAGCAGAGACAGCAGCAATTCGAGTTCTGCTACCTACAGAGATAAAGATGATGGCTGCTCAGTTGAAAATAGCAACTCTGAGAAGGATAGCACGGTGGACCCAAAGCAAGACTTGAGTCATACTGATAATGTGTTGGTCAAAGAGGTGATTATATTGGAAACTAATAGTCCGAAGGACATACAGATGATCAAAGAAGTTATCATATCTGAAGTCACCACTCCAAAACAATTGCTGGAGGGGGATACAATGGAAATTGAATCAGGCGATGCAGTCCACAATTCAGAAAGCATTGCATCAGCAGAGGTTGATAATATTGAAGGACTTGACATTGCTCTCAAGCAGGGTGAAGGAGACAGTCCAGGAGAAGGATGTGTTGTGTACGACAATGGCACCAAACAAGAAGACAACAGCAATACGGAGCAAGCTAGCATCAGTGGCACAAATGTACCAGTGATTGAGCATACAGATGAGAATAACAGGGTGGACCTTCCATCGTTAGAGAAATCACATCCGCAGAGCACAAGTGCTACCCTTGTTTTGAGTTCCAGCGAGCAAAAGATTAAGCAATCTGATGCTTCCAATAGTAATGAAACCAGAGAACAAACAGTGGGAATGGAAGCTTCGATATCCAACTCGACAGGCCAACCTTCTAATACTTCTTCAACAGTTAATATACTACCTGAAGGATGTAGCTTGGCAGCAAATGGTGCTCGAACTTGTGCTGGTACAAGTATAGTTACAGCTGACTCATCTCGACTGGTACTAAAGAAAAAAGGTTTTCTTCCTTTGTCAACATATAGTATTTTTGCTCCATTATCTCCCAGGCGTAATCCACTTCGTTCAGCATCGACAGATTTGTCCTTTCTTTCTCCATTGCAAACAGAATCAAATCAGAACTCTGTTCCTTCTACAAGTACAGAGCACAAGTGGCATCCAACACCCTCATCCTCTACATCCCTGAGATCATCAAAAGTACCATCTCTAGTAAATCCCCCTCTACGCCCAATCAAAACTGTTTCATCTCTACCTTCATCTTCACTGGAAACATATCTAGAGATGTCAACTTCCTATTCTCCAGCATCACATGCCAACCATCAACAGCATATTAACCCTCATCCTCCCTGGATACCACCACCTCGACAACTTCACCCTGCAAAGACACAGGGAAAGGATTTACATCCATTTGGTCTGTCTTTTCCTGCTTTCAAAAGGTATGGAAtcccacccccacctcctcctccacacaCTCACAGTACTCAAAAGAATTCAAGCAGCCTGATAGCTGATCATGAACAAAGAAGAGTAGAAGGGTCTTGCTCCTCTAGTCCTTTTATACAAACTGTTCTCAACTTAGGTTTTTCCTCTCCAATTTTACCATCCAAAAGTAGCATAGATATGCCAGAATTCCTCTTAGGAGCCTCTAGTTTTCTAGATGCAGAATTAACAAACAGAAGAAATATACCATCTGGCATGGATGTTCCAACTACTAGTGAAGATCCAAAGTATTTCTTTAGTGTGCCTCATTCTTTATCTCCCAAAATTTCTCACCATAATACACCACAACCTCCACCTCTGCCTCCTCTACTACCACCATTACCATTGCCAATTACATGCAATGAAACAGTACCACTTGTATGCTCAAAGTCTCCTTCAGATCCTTCATATAAAGAACCACCAATGCCACCAGAAAGACAACCCccctctccacctccacctcctggAACAAATGATCcttcaatttcaaattttgtaAACGAACAACTAGATCCTATGGAAACATGCAAGGAGTTCTTGCGGTCTGAAATGAGCACTGAAAGCTCACCCTCCACAGTTCATAGAAAAGAACATGGAGGCATTCCAACTCCACCACATCCACCAATATGCCGTTGGCCTAGGGGAGTTTCTTCAGTTCAATCCCTTACCCCTCGACCTTCAACACCCCCTCCACCCCCACCTTTTCCACCACACTTGTCTTCGCTCCAATCTCCACAACATCTGCCCTCACTTTCGCCTTCACCCTCTACACGATCCTTGCTTGTTCCTTCAAGAACAAATGTACCATCTCCACATTTACCCCAACCGCCACCTATTCATATAAATCaacctcctccacctccacctatGCTCCCTCATCGTCCATCTCTTCCTAGAAAACATGCAACTCCAGCTCCACCACCTCTGCCTAGAGAACATCAAGTAATTTTTCCTTTGCCTCCAATTTCACCTACAAGGCATGTTTTACCgtcacctccaccaccacctcctttTGGACGACATCAAGCACCTTTGCCTCCAGCTCTGCCATCTTTTGTCAGACATATCGCGCCTCCACCCCTACTCTATCCTCATTTCAGTGAAGATTTATCAACTCCACCTCTAACAACGGATGCCAGAATTCCactgccaccaccacctccacctaAAGACACCGCTGGGAATTTCGCTCCACTTCCTACCGAAGGAAGCCCACGTCCTGCTTTACCAGAATGCCAAGTTGAAGCCCCAATTCCGTTACCTCCTCTTGAAGGACTAGAAAGAATTCCACCTGCACTTTCTGCTGAAGGAGATAAAACAATTCTACTGCCTTCTCTTGTTGGAGGGTTAGAAAAAACTCCACTACAAGATGGATTTGGAGGTGGAgccccacctccacctccacctccacctcttGGGGCATATGGAGGAGCGCCActgccacccccacccccgGGAGGATATGTGGGGGCACCTacacctcctccgccaccactTGGAGTAGATGGAGTGCCTCCACCGTCGGTGCTAATACCTGGAGGATACAAAAGggcacctccacctcctttACTACCTCCGCCACTTCCCGAAGGATATGAAGGAGCACCTCCACCCCCTCCACTACCTCCTGGAGCATATGGAGGGGCTGCAGTGACACGGCTTCCGCCTCCTGGGGGATATGGAGGTGGcgctccaccacctcctcctccacccggaGAAATTGgagctccacctcctcctcctccacccggaGGTATTGgagctccacctcctcctcctccacctggAGGAATTGGagctccacctccaccaccacctatTGGAGGGCTAGGAGGAACTCCGTcccctccacctcctgctGGATTTCGAGGTGGAGgtccgtctcctcctcctcccggaggGTATGGAGGGActccgccaccacctcctcagAGAGGGCATGGAGGAGTAGGTGGCccacctccccctcctggtGCACCTGCTCCTCCAATGCCTCCTGGAGTACCTCGTGTACCCCCTCCACCTCCTGGGGTACCTGGTGGGCCCCCTCCACCTCCTGGGGTACCTGGTGGCCCCCCTCCACCTCCTGGTGGACGAGGTGGGCCCCCTCCACCTGGTGGAAGAGGCCCTGGACTTGCTCGTGCATCTACTGCAGTACGAAGGTCATCTCTAAAACCACTGCACTGGGTCAAAGTAACAAGAGCAATGCAAGGAAGTTTATGGGCCGAACTACAAAAGCAAGCAGATGCTGACAG CAATTCCGAATTCGATGTGAATGAACTGGCGTCTCTTTTTACTATTGCTCCAAAGACAAAAGGTGGCTCGAAATCAGAAGGGGCTGGAAAATCTCTTGGTTCAAAAACTGACAAAATTCACCTG ATTGATATAAGACGGGCCAATAACACAGAGATCATGTTGACGAAAATCAAAATGCCACTCTCTGAAATGATG AGTGCTGCTCTAGCTTTGGATGATTCAGTTTTGGACTCTGATATGGTTGAGAATCTCATAAAGTTTTGcccaacaaaagaagaaatggaACTTCTAAAG AACTACACCGGAGACAAAGAAGGTCTTGGAAAGTGTGAGCAG TTCTTTCTAGAATTGATGAAGGTGCCAAGGGTTGAATCGAAGTTCAGGATATTTTCATTCAAGATTCAGTTTCAGTCACAG ATTAGGGATGTTAGGAAGAATTTACAGACGGTGGCATCTGCTTGTGAGGAG CTCAGAGGCTCTGAGAAGCTGAAGGTGATCATGAAGAACATTCTGTTAATTGGGAATACATTAAATGAAGGAACACCAAGAG GTCAGGCTGTTGGTTTTCGCTTGGACAGTATCCTAAAACTTGTAGAGACCCGTGCAACCAGCAGTagaacaacactaatgcactTCCTTTGCAAG TCCCTTGCAGGGAAGTCACCAGAACTACTGGATTTTCATGAGGATCTCGGTAGCTTGGAAGCTGCTTCAAAG TTGCAACTGAAAGCATTGGCTGAGGAGCAGCAGGCAGTTGTAAAAGGGCTAGAGAAAGTTGAACAGGAACTCACTGCTTCAGAAAGTGATGGGCCAGTTTCTGAGGTTTTCCGCAAG ACTTTAAAGGAGTTCCTTGATGCTTCTGGTGCCGATGTGCGCTCCCTATCAGCACTCTATGTCGAAGTA AAGTGCAGATGCACTTTCCCTATATTTTGGAGAAGACCCTGCAAAATATCCTTTTGA